Proteins encoded within one genomic window of Deinococcus budaensis:
- a CDS encoding branched-chain amino acid ABC transporter permease, which produces MQIFDPTIFPILAADGLTNGAVYALLALALVLVFAVTRVIFIPQGEFVVFGTLTLAALQLGRVPGTLWLLLALLALAAVMEAWSQTRRGQPGRGGVTLLGAALVGGAAYLLTGWLAPLRPPLWAQALLTLALVAPLGPLLYRTVYQPLRDATVLVLLIASVALHLALTGLGLVFFGPEGSRTPPFAPGNLTVGQVTLSNQSLLVILISAGLMLGLYFFFERTMPGKALRATAVNRLGARLVGISPSSAGMLTFTLAALIGAVGGMLIGPSVAVNYDSGFLIGLKGFIGAIIGGLVSYPLAAAGALLVGLIESFASFSLSAWKEVIVFTLILPVLLWRSLTTRHIPEDEE; this is translated from the coding sequence ATGCAAATTTTCGATCCGACCATCTTTCCGATTCTGGCGGCGGACGGCCTGACCAACGGCGCCGTGTACGCGCTGCTGGCGCTGGCACTGGTGCTGGTGTTCGCCGTGACCCGGGTGATTTTTATTCCGCAGGGCGAGTTCGTGGTGTTCGGCACCCTGACGCTGGCGGCCCTGCAACTCGGCCGGGTGCCGGGGACCCTCTGGCTGCTGCTGGCGCTGCTGGCGCTGGCGGCCGTGATGGAAGCCTGGTCCCAGACGCGGCGCGGACAGCCCGGACGGGGCGGCGTGACCCTGCTGGGCGCGGCGCTTGTGGGGGGCGCCGCGTACCTGCTGACCGGCTGGTTGGCGCCGCTGAGGCCCCCGCTGTGGGCGCAGGCGCTGCTCACGCTGGCGCTGGTGGCGCCGCTGGGGCCGCTGCTCTACCGCACGGTCTACCAGCCGCTGCGGGACGCCACCGTGCTGGTGCTCCTGATCGCCTCGGTGGCGCTGCACCTCGCGCTGACCGGGCTGGGGCTGGTGTTTTTCGGGCCGGAGGGATCGCGCACACCGCCCTTCGCGCCCGGGAACCTCACGGTGGGGCAGGTCACGCTCAGCAACCAGAGCCTGCTGGTGATCCTGATCTCGGCGGGGCTGATGCTGGGACTGTACTTCTTTTTCGAGCGCACCATGCCCGGCAAGGCGCTGCGGGCAACCGCCGTCAACCGTCTGGGAGCGAGGCTGGTGGGCATCAGCCCCTCGTCGGCGGGCATGCTGACCTTTACGCTGGCGGCCCTGATCGGGGCGGTGGGCGGCATGTTGATCGGTCCCAGCGTGGCGGTCAACTACGACTCGGGCTTCCTGATCGGCCTCAAGGGCTTTATCGGCGCGATCATCGGCGGGCTGGTGAGCTACCCGCTGGCGGCGGCGGGCGCCCTGCTGGTTGGCCTGATCGAGAGTTTCGCCTCGTTCAGCCTGTCGGCCTGGAAGGAAGTGATCGTGTTCACGCTGATCTTGCCCGTGCTGCTGTGGCGCAGCCTCACCACCCGGCACATCCCGGAGGACGAGGAATGA
- a CDS encoding ABC transporter permease subunit: MNARLVLTALAVLVGLALPLVLPLFQVTLLVNVLIFAIVVTGLVLLTGIVGLTSFGQAAFMGVGAYTTAVLSTGAGWSPWLTLLAGFGITALIAWLLGVATLRMQGHYLPLATIAWGISLYYVFGNSPALGGFTGLTNIPPVQVFGTPLTSPRTFAYLALLGLGLSALGAQFLLSSRTGRAMRALRGGPLVAEAFGVNTFGLRVKVFVLAALLASLAGWLYAHSQRFVNPTPFSLQAGIEYLFMAVVGGSQHVWGGLLGAGLITGLREWLRDVLPGLIGAQGNFEVIVFGVLVILTLQFARRGLWPLVERVLPQEGLRLLPERTRLPERVKPQPGTPLLRVEHAVKQFGGLRAVNDVSFELRAGEILGLIGPNGAGKSTLFNLITGVNPATSGQVTFAGRDITRQSAGQIHRLGLSRTFQHVHLLPDLSLLANTMMGGYARGRAGMVASLLHLERAEEAALQHEALRQLRRVGLGEQAHLLAGNLALGQQRTLEVARALVADPTLLLLDEPAAGLRYGEKMELVALLRRLRDEGVTILIVEHDMDLVMSLVDRLVVMNYGERLAEGTPAEIRANAAVREAYLGVDLTDEVA, translated from the coding sequence ATGAATGCCCGCCTCGTCCTGACCGCGCTGGCGGTGCTGGTGGGCCTGGCGCTGCCGCTGGTGTTGCCGCTCTTTCAGGTCACGCTGCTGGTCAACGTCCTGATTTTCGCCATCGTGGTGACGGGGCTGGTGCTCCTGACCGGCATCGTGGGGCTGACCTCCTTCGGGCAGGCGGCCTTTATGGGTGTGGGGGCCTACACGACCGCCGTGCTGAGCACCGGGGCGGGCTGGAGTCCCTGGCTCACACTGCTGGCGGGCTTCGGCATCACGGCGCTGATCGCCTGGCTGCTGGGGGTGGCGACCCTGCGGATGCAGGGGCACTACCTGCCGCTGGCGACCATCGCCTGGGGCATCAGCCTGTACTACGTGTTCGGCAACTCGCCCGCGCTGGGCGGCTTTACCGGCCTGACCAACATCCCCCCGGTCCAGGTCTTCGGCACGCCCCTGACCTCGCCGCGCACCTTCGCCTACCTCGCCCTGCTGGGGCTGGGCCTCTCGGCGCTGGGGGCGCAGTTTCTGCTCTCCAGCCGCACCGGGCGGGCCATGCGGGCGCTGCGCGGCGGGCCGCTGGTCGCGGAGGCCTTCGGGGTGAACACCTTCGGGCTGCGGGTCAAGGTCTTTGTGCTCGCGGCGCTGCTGGCCTCGCTGGCGGGGTGGCTCTACGCCCACAGCCAGCGCTTCGTGAACCCCACCCCCTTCAGCCTCCAGGCCGGGATCGAATACCTGTTCATGGCCGTGGTGGGCGGCTCGCAGCACGTCTGGGGCGGCCTGCTGGGCGCGGGACTGATCACCGGCCTGCGCGAGTGGCTGCGCGACGTGCTGCCGGGCCTGATCGGCGCGCAGGGCAACTTCGAGGTGATCGTCTTCGGCGTGCTGGTGATTCTGACCCTGCAATTCGCCCGGCGCGGGCTGTGGCCGCTGGTCGAGCGGGTGCTCCCGCAGGAGGGCTTGCGCCTGCTGCCCGAGCGCACCCGCCTCCCCGAGCGCGTCAAGCCCCAGCCCGGCACGCCGCTGCTGCGGGTCGAACACGCGGTCAAGCAGTTCGGCGGTCTGCGCGCCGTGAACGACGTGTCCTTCGAGCTGCGGGCCGGGGAGATCCTGGGCCTGATCGGGCCGAACGGGGCGGGCAAGAGCACCCTCTTTAACCTGATCACCGGGGTGAATCCGGCCACCAGCGGGCAGGTGACCTTCGCCGGGCGGGACATCACCCGCCAGAGTGCCGGGCAGATTCACCGGCTGGGCCTGAGCCGCACCTTTCAGCATGTCCACCTGCTGCCCGACCTCTCCTTGCTCGCCAACACCATGATGGGCGGCTATGCCCGGGGCCGCGCCGGGATGGTCGCCAGCCTGCTGCACCTCGAACGCGCCGAGGAGGCGGCCCTGCAACACGAGGCGCTGCGGCAGCTGCGGCGGGTCGGGCTGGGCGAACAGGCCCACCTGCTGGCCGGGAACCTCGCGCTGGGGCAGCAGCGCACGCTGGAAGTCGCCCGCGCGCTGGTGGCCGATCCCACCCTGCTGCTGCTGGACGAACCCGCCGCCGGCCTGCGCTACGGCGAGAAGATGGAACTGGTCGCCCTGCTGCGGCGCCTGCGCGACGAGGGGGTGACCATCTTGATCGTGGAGCACGACATGGACCTGGTGATGAGCCTGGTGGACCGGCTGGTCGTGATGAACTACGGCGAGCGGCTGGCCGAGGGCACGCCCGCCGAGATTCGCGCCAATGCGGCGGTGCGCGAGGCTTACCTGGGTGTGGACCTGACGGACGAGGTGGCCTGA
- a CDS encoding SPFH domain-containing protein, whose amino-acid sequence MSKLEKVPPTVGPAGGVSPDSRVASSERPAFGLPGVPAVLLWLVLAALAAWLIVLGDLLVPGAVLAALLALGLIGFFIVQPNQAKVLTLFGRYVGTERRNGFYWTNPFTVRKNVSLRIRNFNSERLKVNDQAGNPIEIAAVIVWRVVDTARAIFDVEDYSGFVAIQSETALRHLAAQYPYDDHDGQGFSLRSNPDEVAEALGRELAARLRHAGVEVLEARLSHLAYSPEIAGAMLQRQQASAIIAARQLIVQGAVGMVQMALRELSDQNIVDLDEERKAQMVSNLLVVLTSERGTQPVVNAGSLY is encoded by the coding sequence ATGAGCAAACTGGAGAAGGTTCCGCCCACCGTCGGCCCCGCTGGGGGCGTCTCGCCCGATTCGCGGGTCGCCAGCTCGGAGCGTCCAGCTTTCGGGCTGCCGGGGGTCCCGGCGGTGTTGCTGTGGCTCGTGCTGGCCGCTCTGGCCGCCTGGCTGATCGTGTTGGGTGATCTGCTGGTGCCGGGAGCCGTCCTGGCGGCGCTGCTGGCGCTGGGCCTGATCGGGTTTTTCATCGTGCAGCCCAACCAGGCCAAGGTGCTCACCCTCTTCGGGCGCTACGTGGGCACCGAGCGGCGCAACGGGTTTTACTGGACCAACCCCTTCACGGTGCGGAAAAACGTCTCGCTGCGAATCCGCAACTTCAACTCCGAGCGCCTGAAGGTGAACGACCAGGCGGGCAACCCCATCGAGATCGCCGCCGTGATCGTGTGGCGGGTGGTGGACACGGCCCGGGCCATCTTCGACGTGGAGGACTACAGCGGGTTCGTCGCCATCCAGTCGGAAACGGCCCTGCGGCACCTCGCCGCGCAGTACCCCTACGACGACCACGACGGCCAGGGCTTCTCGCTGCGCAGCAACCCCGACGAGGTGGCCGAGGCGCTGGGCCGCGAACTTGCCGCCCGGCTGCGGCACGCAGGTGTCGAGGTGCTGGAAGCCAGGCTCTCGCACCTGGCCTACTCGCCCGAGATCGCGGGCGCGATGCTCCAGCGCCAGCAGGCCAGCGCGATCATCGCCGCCCGGCAACTCATCGTGCAGGGCGCGGTCGGGATGGTCCAGATGGCCCTGCGCGAGCTGTCGGACCAGAACATCGTGGACCTCGACGAGGAGCGCAAGGCCCAGATGGTCAGCAACCTGCTCGTCGTGCTGACCAGCGAGCGCGGCACCCAGCCGGTCGTCAACGCGGGCAGCCTGTACTAG